In the Klebsiella aerogenes KCTC 2190 genome, one interval contains:
- a CDS encoding Hcp family type VI secretion system effector, translated as MAIDMFLKVEGVTGESKDSNHTGWTDITSFSWGASQPGNMSVGGGGGAGKVNFNDLHVNALIDKSTTAILKHCSSGKHLTKVELSVCKAGGQQVEYARITLEDVLVTSVQYTGADNGDTVGVTYAFQAAKVKQQYWEQTSAGGKGAESSAGWNIKENKEA; from the coding sequence ATGGCTATTGATATGTTTCTGAAGGTCGAGGGTGTAACCGGTGAATCAAAAGATTCTAATCACACCGGTTGGACTGATATTACCTCTTTTTCCTGGGGCGCATCCCAGCCGGGTAATATGAGCGTGGGCGGCGGTGGCGGTGCGGGTAAAGTGAATTTCAACGACCTGCACGTAAATGCGCTGATCGACAAATCCACCACCGCGATTCTGAAGCACTGCTCCAGCGGCAAGCACCTGACCAAAGTTGAACTTTCGGTCTGCAAAGCCGGTGGTCAGCAGGTTGAATATGCGCGAATCACCCTCGAAGATGTACTGGTGACTTCTGTGCAGTACACCGGCGCCGATAACGGCGACACCGTTGGCGTAACCTATGCCTTCCAGGCGGCGAAAGTGAAACAGCAGTACTGGGAGCAGACTTCCGCTGGCGGTAAAGGGGCAGAAAGCAGCGCCGGCTGGAATATCAAAGAAAATAAAGAAGCATAA
- the tssC gene encoding type VI secretion system contractile sheath large subunit, producing the protein MSNPTQQHEQQSSQAFSQDEFSALLNKEFRPKTDQARSAVESAVKTLAQQALENTVTFSNDTYRTIQNLIAGIDEQLSRQVNQILHHDEFQKLESAWRGLSYLVNNSETDEMLKIRFMSISKQELGRTLKRYKGVGWDQSPIFKKIYEQEYGQFGGEPFGCIVGDYYFDHSPQDVELLGEMARIGSAAHCPFITGTAPEVMQMESWQELANPRDLTKIFQNTEYAAWRSLRESEDARYLGLVMPRFLSRLPYGIRTNPVDSFDFEEQTDGADHNNYAWANSAYAMAANINRSFKEFGWCTSIRGVESGGAVENLPCHTFPSDDGGVDMKCPTEIAISDRREAELAKNGFMPLIHRKNSDFAAFIGAQSLQKPAEYHDADATANARLAARLPYLFACCRFAHYLKCIVRDKIGSFRERDDMERWLNDWVMNYVDGDPANSSQETKARKPLAAAEVQVAEIEDNPGYYTAKFFLRPHYQLEGLTVSLRLVSKLPSLKTKEA; encoded by the coding sequence ATGAGCAACCCGACTCAACAACATGAGCAGCAGTCCAGCCAGGCCTTTAGCCAGGATGAATTCAGCGCGCTGCTGAACAAAGAGTTTCGCCCGAAAACCGACCAGGCGCGTTCCGCCGTTGAGAGCGCGGTAAAAACCCTCGCGCAGCAGGCGCTGGAAAACACCGTCACGTTTTCCAACGACACCTATCGCACCATCCAGAACCTGATTGCCGGTATCGATGAACAGCTGTCGCGCCAGGTGAATCAGATCCTGCATCATGATGAGTTCCAGAAACTGGAAAGCGCATGGCGCGGCCTGAGCTACCTGGTCAACAACAGCGAAACCGACGAGATGCTGAAAATCCGCTTTATGAGCATCTCCAAGCAGGAGCTGGGGCGCACTCTGAAGCGTTACAAAGGGGTGGGCTGGGACCAGAGCCCGATCTTTAAGAAAATTTATGAGCAGGAGTACGGCCAGTTTGGCGGCGAGCCATTCGGCTGCATCGTCGGCGATTACTATTTCGACCATAGTCCGCAGGATGTGGAATTACTGGGCGAAATGGCGCGAATCGGATCGGCTGCGCATTGTCCGTTTATTACCGGTACCGCACCGGAAGTGATGCAGATGGAGTCCTGGCAGGAGCTGGCGAACCCGCGCGACCTCACCAAAATCTTCCAGAATACCGAATACGCCGCCTGGCGTTCGCTGCGCGAGTCGGAAGACGCGCGTTATCTGGGGCTGGTGATGCCGCGCTTCCTGTCGCGCCTGCCGTACGGTATTCGAACCAACCCGGTGGACAGTTTTGATTTTGAAGAGCAGACCGACGGCGCGGATCACAACAATTACGCGTGGGCCAACTCGGCGTATGCGATGGCGGCGAACATTAACCGCTCGTTCAAAGAGTTTGGCTGGTGCACCTCCATTCGCGGCGTGGAATCCGGCGGCGCGGTGGAAAATCTGCCTTGCCACACCTTCCCGAGCGACGATGGCGGCGTGGACATGAAGTGCCCGACCGAGATCGCCATCAGCGATCGCCGCGAAGCGGAGCTGGCGAAAAACGGCTTTATGCCGCTGATCCATCGCAAAAACTCCGACTTTGCCGCCTTTATCGGCGCGCAGTCGTTGCAGAAACCGGCGGAATATCATGATGCCGACGCCACGGCGAATGCCCGTCTGGCTGCGCGTCTGCCGTACTTGTTCGCCTGCTGCCGTTTTGCTCACTACCTGAAGTGCATTGTGCGCGACAAAATCGGCTCCTTCCGCGAGCGCGATGATATGGAACGCTGGCTGAACGACTGGGTGATGAACTATGTCGATGGCGATCCGGCTAACTCGTCGCAGGAGACCAAAGCGCGCAAACCGCTGGCGGCCGCTGAAGTACAGGTAGCGGAGATCGAAGACAACCCGGGTTACTACACCGCGAAGTTCTTCCTGCGTCCGCACTACCAGTTGGAAGGGCTTACCGTGTCGCTGCGTCTGGTTTCCAAGCTGCCGTCGCTGAAAACCAAGGAAGCGTAA
- the tssB gene encoding type VI secretion system contractile sheath small subunit, translating to MAISKSGQKFIARNRAPRVQIEYDVEIYGAERKIQLPFVMGVMADLVGKPVDNQPAVDERKFLDIDIDNFDERMKALKPRVAFQVDNTLTNEGKLNVDLTFDSMDDFLPDAVARKVEPLNKLLEARTQLSNLLTYMDGKNGAEELIAKILQDPTLLKSLSQMPKQDDSAKGSEE from the coding sequence ATGGCAATAAGTAAAAGTGGGCAGAAATTTATCGCACGCAACCGTGCGCCCCGCGTACAGATCGAGTACGACGTAGAGATTTATGGTGCGGAACGCAAAATCCAGCTTCCGTTTGTAATGGGGGTAATGGCGGATCTGGTGGGTAAACCGGTCGACAACCAACCCGCGGTCGATGAACGTAAGTTTCTCGACATCGATATTGATAACTTCGACGAACGTATGAAAGCGCTGAAACCGCGCGTCGCTTTCCAGGTCGACAATACGCTGACCAACGAAGGCAAACTGAACGTCGACTTAACCTTCGACAGCATGGACGACTTCCTGCCGGATGCCGTGGCCCGCAAAGTGGAGCCGCTGAACAAACTGCTGGAAGCCCGCACCCAGCTTTCAAATCTGCTCACCTACATGGACGGCAAAAACGGCGCGGAAGAGCTGATTGCCAAAATTTTGCAGGATCCGACGCTGCTCAAATCGTTGAGCCAGATGCCGAAACAAGATGACAGTGCGAAAGGTAGCGAGGAGTAA
- the tssA gene encoding type VI secretion system protein TssA yields the protein MNIDEFLAPVSAEQPCGENLEYDADFQAMEQAMQGKAEQQFGDTIIPAEPADWTTVEKLAAGLLSRTKDLRVMLALTQAWTKRRGLSGYADGLLLVQQALSLYWQPIYPLLEEYGETDPFYRINALAGLSDKSALTSALRNAVLLRSNGDELLLRDAQALLDGSKTECTDYPGGRSRLIDELARGGQPGIDAILAIHQRLQTIREILCDCLGESGVPEMEQLQKTVGIVAGACQITDISSFHASREESAVSEHQAIPDAHAPSAVDWRSAQISSRAEAQQMLEKVKQYFAQHEPSHPAPLMIERVQRLIELDFMDIIRDLAPDGVHQLENIFGRRD from the coding sequence ATGAATATTGATGAATTCCTTGCTCCGGTTAGCGCGGAGCAGCCCTGCGGTGAAAACCTCGAATATGACGCCGATTTCCAGGCAATGGAACAAGCGATGCAGGGTAAAGCCGAGCAGCAGTTCGGCGACACCATTATCCCGGCGGAACCCGCTGACTGGACGACGGTAGAAAAGCTGGCGGCTGGGCTACTTAGCCGCACCAAAGATTTGCGCGTCATGCTGGCGCTGACTCAGGCGTGGACAAAACGCCGCGGTCTGAGTGGTTACGCGGATGGCCTGCTGCTGGTGCAACAGGCGCTGTCGCTTTACTGGCAGCCTATCTATCCGCTGCTGGAAGAGTATGGCGAAACTGATCCGTTTTACCGTATCAATGCGCTCGCGGGGCTAAGTGATAAATCAGCGCTGACCAGCGCGTTACGCAATGCCGTGCTGTTACGCAGTAATGGCGATGAACTGCTATTGCGCGATGCGCAGGCGCTGCTCGATGGCAGTAAAACCGAATGCACGGATTATCCCGGCGGCCGTTCGCGATTGATTGATGAACTGGCCCGCGGCGGACAGCCGGGGATTGACGCCATCCTCGCCATTCACCAGCGCTTGCAGACCATCCGCGAAATATTATGCGATTGTCTGGGTGAAAGCGGCGTGCCGGAAATGGAACAACTGCAGAAGACCGTCGGTATCGTCGCCGGCGCCTGCCAGATAACCGATATTTCGTCCTTTCACGCGTCCCGCGAGGAGAGTGCCGTGAGTGAACATCAAGCGATTCCCGACGCGCATGCGCCGTCAGCCGTTGACTGGCGCAGCGCGCAAATCAGCAGCCGCGCCGAGGCGCAGCAAATGCTGGAAAAAGTAAAACAGTACTTCGCCCAGCACGAACCGAGTCACCCTGCGCCGCTGATGATTGAACGGGTACAGCGGCTGATTGAGCTGGATTTTATGGACATCATCCGCGATTTAGCGCCGGACGGCGTTCATCAACTGGAAAACATTTTTGGACGTCGCGACTGA
- the tagF gene encoding type VI secretion system-associated protein TagF, giving the protein MTHAPAMSWYGKLPSTGDFLQRRFPDMLVRQWSQWFQVGLLAWQQEQQRSGERQFSNAPVWNFIVPPMLSGQMVQMGCLIPGRDRVGRQYPICAQMAFNPLEWSPSILTQAGEWYQQVGRTLLHAVRNGFSAEQLDQALLAIPAPKLVEAEKRSEILDVIGYQQDGQSSLGWQQAADCFDPQRQTSFWWTNRADGYPLYTHVHSGNLTGQLFTLLFDPAGGARPGRHGLYPPMFE; this is encoded by the coding sequence ATGACTCACGCCCCTGCGATGAGCTGGTACGGGAAACTCCCCAGTACCGGCGATTTTTTACAACGTCGATTTCCGGACATGCTGGTTCGCCAGTGGTCGCAATGGTTTCAGGTGGGGCTGTTGGCCTGGCAACAGGAGCAACAGCGTAGCGGCGAACGCCAGTTCAGCAACGCGCCGGTGTGGAATTTTATCGTCCCGCCGATGTTGAGCGGCCAGATGGTACAGATGGGGTGTCTGATCCCCGGACGCGATCGGGTAGGCCGCCAGTATCCCATCTGCGCGCAAATGGCCTTCAACCCGCTGGAGTGGTCGCCTTCAATCCTCACTCAGGCCGGAGAGTGGTATCAGCAGGTGGGCAGAACGCTGCTGCATGCGGTACGTAATGGCTTTTCCGCTGAACAACTTGACCAGGCGCTACTCGCCATTCCGGCGCCAAAGCTGGTAGAGGCGGAAAAGCGTTCGGAAATACTCGACGTGATTGGCTATCAGCAAGATGGGCAAAGCTCCCTTGGCTGGCAGCAGGCGGCGGACTGTTTTGATCCGCAGCGTCAGACCAGTTTTTGGTGGACCAACCGCGCCGATGGTTATCCGCTCTATACCCACGTCCATAGCGGTAATTTGACCGGCCAGCTGTTCACGCTGCTGTTTGATCCCGCCGGGGGCGCGAGACCGGGCCGTCACGGTCTGTATCCGCCGATGTTTGAATAA
- the tssM gene encoding type VI secretion system membrane subunit TssM yields the protein MLTLLLSILTNRLLWGFLGATAVAAVIWMIGPLLSIVDTRPLESEQNRVISIALVYLIWAQSHILPRLYNAWLNRKLMDNLKEDTPKGNDPQQRLNSEDQILADRFDEAAQMLKKAHFSKTGNGQWTQRFSTHYLYQLPWYVIIGASGSGKTTALANSGLQFPLADRFGKTALRGIGGTRNCDWWFTNEAVLLDTAGRYTTQESEQAQDASEWLKFMGLLRKYRRRQPINGVIVTVSISDLLTQSTEASRQQAVNLRQRLSELHEQLGIRFPVYVLVTKADLLKGFRAWFAGYDKSQRDQIWGFTFPWEQASLADFDLMGRFTQEFALLQQRLEAGLPDTMLQEHDAKTRAEAWLFPQEFAALRPLLADYLSTVFARSNFETEFSPRGIYFASGTQEGLPFDRVMGELNRALSLPQGNENDNWDSVSKEAPIPGAKGQSYFIKNLLQNVIFQEAGIAGQNRWWELRNRAAIWSGYAALAALLIISCVLWLTSYGKNKAYLQEVSAKVPQIEQQSKALQNPEQRDLFAMLPLLNGLLELPKSADFDVNDPPVSRRMGLYRGNDVSDASQTLYQKALQQMLLPDVAMRITTWLRNDNGSDAEYSYEALKAYQMLYQPKQYDGKFLLSWVMLNLQRNLPQNVTQAQLRQLEGHLVQLLEPQIQSSPYAKDDALIARERALINQQPLSSRVYGRLKRLLEHDDNLKAVSLATLGGPQSELVFSRKSGTPIAEGVPGLYTPDGYWQVFNKQIDNVTSALHEDDIWVLGAASASEDKQQTDNAVRQLYMRDFIANWDRFLADIQLNNSADLSSRINTARLLSASNSPLRRLVISLSQVLNLARAEPDTVKSESSAEQGNRATRTLEALFRHDEGGATQGAALSQTPEQLVTEHYAPLIELAQPLEKGGKTIVFDDFLKQIDELYRYLTAVQDAANSGMQPPGGDAISRLQASAGRLPGGLQTMFSKMAVGASSDTQRRDLDNVRKRINVEVGGFCRQAIAGRYPLVRSASSEVTPDDLARMFAPGTGMMDTFFRDNLTNKVDTTQSSWRFMPGIDGKTLPGSEGLLRPFQQAQSIRDAFFANGATTPSFKVTVRTISMDNQILNLTLDVDGQQLRYSHGPQAVQMMSWPGPGGTNQVRMQLGLADGTTSTLVTSGSWALNRFFDKARTAPGSSSLSRQATFNVDGYQVTLEFAPNSIRNPFQLPRFSCP from the coding sequence ATGCTGACACTTCTGCTTTCCATACTGACCAACCGGCTGCTGTGGGGTTTTCTCGGCGCCACGGCGGTGGCGGCCGTCATCTGGATGATTGGCCCGCTATTGTCGATTGTCGATACCAGGCCGCTGGAATCGGAACAAAACCGCGTTATATCTATTGCGCTGGTGTACCTCATCTGGGCGCAAAGCCACATTCTGCCGCGTCTGTACAACGCCTGGCTTAACCGCAAGCTGATGGATAACCTGAAGGAAGACACGCCGAAGGGCAACGATCCGCAGCAGCGCCTCAATAGCGAAGACCAGATCCTCGCCGATCGCTTTGATGAAGCCGCGCAAATGTTGAAAAAAGCGCACTTCAGCAAAACCGGTAATGGTCAGTGGACCCAGCGCTTTAGCACCCACTATCTGTATCAGCTGCCGTGGTATGTGATAATTGGCGCATCCGGCTCCGGTAAAACCACAGCCTTAGCCAACTCCGGGCTGCAGTTTCCGCTAGCCGACCGCTTCGGTAAAACGGCGTTACGCGGCATCGGCGGCACGCGCAACTGTGACTGGTGGTTTACCAACGAAGCCGTGCTGCTGGACACCGCCGGGCGCTATACCACCCAGGAGAGCGAGCAGGCGCAGGACGCCAGCGAGTGGCTGAAGTTTATGGGGTTATTGCGTAAATACCGCCGCCGCCAGCCGATTAACGGCGTTATCGTCACGGTAAGTATCTCCGATCTGTTAACGCAATCGACGGAGGCCTCGCGGCAGCAGGCGGTTAATCTGCGCCAGCGTCTCTCTGAACTACATGAACAATTGGGTATTCGTTTCCCGGTATACGTACTGGTGACGAAGGCCGATCTGCTTAAAGGCTTCCGCGCCTGGTTTGCCGGTTACGACAAGTCGCAGCGCGATCAAATCTGGGGCTTCACTTTCCCGTGGGAGCAGGCAAGCCTTGCTGACTTCGATCTGATGGGCCGCTTTACCCAGGAGTTTGCGTTACTGCAACAACGGCTTGAAGCGGGGCTGCCGGATACGATGCTGCAAGAGCATGATGCCAAAACCCGCGCCGAAGCCTGGCTGTTCCCGCAAGAGTTTGCGGCGTTGCGACCGCTGTTAGCGGACTATCTTAGTACCGTTTTTGCCCGCTCTAACTTTGAAACCGAGTTTTCACCGCGCGGCATTTATTTCGCCAGCGGCACCCAGGAAGGGTTACCGTTCGACCGCGTGATGGGCGAACTCAATCGCGCGCTGTCTTTGCCGCAGGGAAATGAAAACGACAACTGGGACTCGGTCAGTAAAGAAGCGCCGATCCCCGGCGCCAAGGGCCAGAGTTATTTCATTAAAAACCTGCTGCAAAACGTGATTTTCCAGGAAGCCGGCATCGCGGGGCAGAACCGCTGGTGGGAACTGCGTAACCGCGCGGCGATCTGGTCAGGCTATGCGGCGCTCGCGGCGCTGTTAATCATTTCATGCGTACTGTGGTTGACCAGCTACGGCAAAAACAAGGCCTACCTGCAAGAAGTCTCGGCGAAGGTGCCGCAGATTGAGCAGCAGAGCAAAGCGCTGCAAAACCCCGAGCAGCGCGATCTGTTCGCCATGCTGCCGCTACTCAACGGCCTGCTGGAATTGCCGAAGAGCGCCGATTTTGACGTCAACGACCCGCCGGTTAGCCGCCGGATGGGGCTCTATCGCGGAAATGATGTCAGCGACGCCTCGCAGACGCTGTATCAAAAAGCGCTGCAGCAAATGCTGCTACCGGATGTCGCCATGCGTATCACTACCTGGTTGCGCAACGATAATGGCAGTGACGCCGAATATAGCTACGAGGCGTTGAAAGCCTATCAAATGCTCTATCAGCCCAAGCAGTATGACGGCAAGTTTTTACTCTCCTGGGTGATGCTTAACCTGCAGCGTAACCTGCCGCAAAACGTGACGCAGGCGCAGCTACGACAGCTGGAAGGGCATCTGGTCCAGCTACTGGAACCGCAAATCCAGTCCTCGCCGTATGCCAAAGACGATGCGCTGATCGCCCGCGAACGGGCGTTGATTAACCAGCAACCGCTCTCCTCAAGAGTGTATGGTCGGCTGAAACGTCTGCTTGAGCATGACGACAATCTGAAAGCGGTCTCGCTGGCGACGCTCGGCGGGCCGCAGAGCGAACTGGTGTTCTCGCGTAAAAGCGGTACACCGATCGCAGAAGGCGTGCCAGGGCTGTACACGCCAGATGGCTACTGGCAGGTGTTCAATAAACAGATCGATAACGTGACCAGCGCGCTGCATGAAGATGATATCTGGGTGCTGGGCGCCGCCAGCGCGTCGGAAGATAAGCAGCAAACCGATAACGCCGTCCGCCAGCTCTATATGCGTGATTTTATCGCCAACTGGGATCGCTTCCTCGCCGATATTCAGCTCAACAATAGCGCCGATCTGTCATCGCGGATCAACACCGCGCGCCTGCTTTCCGCCAGTAACTCGCCGCTGCGCCGGCTGGTTATCAGCCTGAGCCAGGTGCTGAACCTGGCGCGCGCCGAGCCGGATACGGTTAAAAGCGAAAGTTCAGCCGAGCAGGGCAACCGTGCGACCCGAACGCTGGAAGCGCTTTTTCGCCATGATGAGGGCGGCGCAACCCAGGGCGCGGCGCTTAGCCAGACGCCGGAACAGCTGGTAACCGAACACTACGCGCCGCTGATCGAGCTGGCGCAGCCGTTGGAAAAGGGCGGCAAAACGATTGTGTTCGACGATTTCCTCAAACAGATCGACGAACTTTATCGCTACTTGACCGCGGTACAGGATGCCGCCAACAGCGGTATGCAACCGCCGGGCGGCGACGCGATTAGCCGTCTACAGGCCAGCGCCGGGCGCTTACCGGGCGGACTGCAAACCATGTTCAGCAAAATGGCGGTCGGCGCCAGCAGTGATACCCAGCGCCGCGATCTTGATAACGTACGTAAACGGATTAACGTGGAAGTCGGCGGATTCTGCCGCCAGGCTATCGCCGGGCGCTATCCGCTGGTTCGCAGCGCCAGTAGTGAAGTCACGCCGGACGATCTGGCGCGTATGTTCGCGCCGGGCACCGGCATGATGGATACCTTCTTCCGTGACAACCTGACCAATAAAGTCGATACCACGCAGTCCAGCTGGCGTTTTATGCCCGGCATCGATGGCAAAACGTTGCCGGGTAGTGAAGGGTTATTAAGGCCTTTCCAGCAGGCGCAATCGATCCGCGACGCGTTCTTTGCCAATGGCGCGACCACGCCGTCATTTAAAGTGACGGTGCGCACCATCAGCATGGACAACCAGATCCTCAACCTGACGCTGGATGTTGATGGCCAGCAGTTGCGCTACAGCCACGGTCCGCAGGCGGTGCAAATGATGAGCTGGCCAGGGCCGGGCGGCACCAATCAGGTGCGTATGCAACTCGGTCTGGCCGATGGCACCACCTCGACGCTGGTGACCAGCGGCTCATGGGCGCTGAACCGCTTCTTTGATAAAGCGCGCACCGCGCCCGGCAGCAGCAGTTTGAGCCGTCAGGCAACGTTTAACGTCGATGGTTATCAGGTCACGCTGGAGTTTGCGCCGAACAGTATTCGCAATCCGTTCCAGCTTCCCCGTTTCTCATGTCCATAA
- a CDS encoding DotU family type VI secretion system protein: MMQEQQADANHGVSGNNPLVTAANPLLNAIPQIRHSVSHDDQAGLRQRLIDEIRRFEVRGQQAGLPYEVIVGARYCLCTALDEAAALTPWGSSGVWSGSGLLVTFHNETWGGEKFFQLLARLSQNPREHINLLELINYCLLLGFEGRYRVMDNGRTQLETIKQRLWQMICGVRGGYAPPLSVHGEDRPVLRKLWRPVVPLWACVALAGFAACLFYIILNWRLGDATNPVLAKIYQTPLPEASIAQPAEKLPAVLNLRGFLRPEIAEGLVAVRDEADRSVVILKGDGLFASASTVVRDRYDPVIDRIAQAMNNVSGRILVVGYSDNVPIRSARFASNYELSLERARSVQKQLQNHLTQPERVKAEGRGEMNPIAPNTTPENRARNRRVEITLLVSPDNTRAELNGLPQGN, translated from the coding sequence ATGATGCAGGAACAACAGGCCGATGCCAACCATGGCGTGAGCGGCAATAATCCCCTGGTGACGGCCGCCAACCCATTACTTAATGCGATTCCCCAGATCCGTCATTCGGTATCGCACGATGACCAGGCCGGTTTGCGCCAGCGTTTGATTGATGAAATCCGCCGTTTTGAAGTGCGCGGTCAGCAGGCGGGGTTACCCTACGAAGTAATAGTCGGCGCCCGTTACTGCCTGTGTACCGCACTGGACGAGGCTGCGGCCTTGACGCCATGGGGGAGTAGCGGCGTCTGGTCGGGCAGCGGTCTTTTAGTGACCTTTCACAATGAAACCTGGGGCGGGGAGAAGTTTTTCCAGCTGCTTGCACGCCTGTCGCAGAATCCGCGCGAACATATCAATCTGTTGGAACTGATCAACTACTGCTTATTGCTCGGCTTTGAAGGGCGTTACCGGGTAATGGATAACGGCCGCACGCAGTTGGAAACTATCAAACAGCGCCTGTGGCAGATGATTTGCGGCGTACGCGGCGGCTACGCGCCGCCGTTATCGGTTCACGGCGAGGATCGCCCGGTGCTGCGTAAACTGTGGCGTCCGGTGGTGCCGCTGTGGGCCTGCGTCGCGCTGGCGGGGTTCGCCGCCTGTCTGTTCTATATCATTCTTAACTGGCGGCTTGGCGATGCTACCAACCCGGTGTTGGCGAAAATTTACCAGACGCCGTTGCCGGAAGCGTCGATTGCTCAGCCGGCGGAAAAATTGCCGGCGGTACTTAACCTGCGAGGTTTTCTGCGCCCGGAAATTGCCGAAGGGCTGGTTGCGGTCCGTGACGAAGCGGACCGCAGCGTGGTGATCCTCAAAGGCGACGGGCTCTTTGCTTCGGCCTCAACGGTGGTGCGCGATCGCTACGACCCGGTCATTGACCGTATTGCGCAAGCGATGAACAACGTCAGCGGCCGCATTCTGGTGGTCGGCTATAGCGATAACGTGCCTATCCGCAGCGCGCGCTTTGCCTCGAACTACGAGCTGTCGCTGGAACGCGCGCGTTCGGTACAAAAACAACTGCAAAATCATCTAACGCAGCCCGAACGCGTAAAAGCCGAAGGGCGAGGGGAAATGAACCCCATCGCGCCGAATACCACTCCTGAGAACCGTGCCCGTAACCGCCGTGTGGAAATTACTCTGCTGGTGTCGCCCGATAATACCCGGGCTGAGCTGAACGGATTGCCCCAAGGAAATTAA
- the tssK gene encoding type VI secretion system baseplate subunit TssK, which yields MNKAEKVVWTEGMFLRPHHFQRAESYLQTQIREWGGLQRSWLWGFLEIELDDAMLRQGCIALSYASGLLPDGTFFQFRDARQGPAPLQIPDNVTGEKVVLALPVRRGGREEVIFSEEKDSLARFTAFEQDVEDDNALSVGDATVQFARPRLTLMLEKDLTAEWTAIGVAFIAEKRNDNAVKLDNGYIPPMLNGINHPLIYAMINDLHGLLAQRSQQIGSRLRQPGRFNTSELIEFTLLALVNRHLGHLSHLKTLPLVHPESLWNSWLPFAAELTTWMAQRGPDAALPIYDHDDLASCFGKLMLLLRQGLSQVMEDNAIQLPLIERSHGLNIATVPESSMVRDFGFVLAVKASVPGDVLQTHFPAQMKVAPVSKIRDLVQLQLPGLILRAMPAAPPQIPWHAGYNYFAVEKGGELWNDMEKSGAFALHLAGEFPGLDMEFWAIRSPSE from the coding sequence ATGAATAAAGCAGAAAAGGTGGTCTGGACCGAAGGCATGTTTTTGCGTCCGCATCACTTTCAGCGGGCAGAAAGCTACCTGCAAACGCAAATTCGCGAATGGGGCGGATTACAGCGCTCCTGGCTGTGGGGTTTTCTTGAGATTGAACTTGATGATGCGATGCTGCGTCAGGGGTGCATAGCTCTGAGCTATGCCAGCGGCCTGCTGCCGGATGGGACTTTCTTCCAGTTTCGCGATGCTCGTCAGGGCCCGGCGCCGTTGCAAATCCCGGATAACGTCACGGGCGAAAAAGTCGTATTGGCCTTGCCGGTACGCCGCGGCGGTCGGGAAGAGGTTATCTTCAGCGAGGAAAAAGACTCGCTGGCGCGATTTACCGCGTTTGAACAGGATGTGGAAGATGACAATGCGCTGTCGGTCGGCGATGCCACCGTGCAGTTTGCCCGCCCGCGGCTCACCCTGATGCTGGAAAAGGATTTGACCGCCGAGTGGACGGCCATCGGCGTGGCGTTCATCGCCGAAAAGCGCAACGATAACGCCGTAAAACTCGATAATGGCTATATCCCGCCGATGCTTAACGGCATCAATCATCCTTTGATTTACGCGATGATCAACGACTTGCATGGTCTGCTGGCGCAGCGTAGCCAGCAAATCGGCAGCCGGCTACGACAGCCGGGGCGTTTTAATACTTCCGAATTAATTGAGTTCACTCTACTTGCGCTGGTCAATCGCCATCTCGGCCATCTCTCACATCTCAAAACGCTGCCGTTAGTTCATCCCGAGTCATTGTGGAATAGCTGGCTGCCGTTCGCCGCCGAGCTGACGACCTGGATGGCGCAGCGCGGTCCGGATGCTGCGTTGCCGATTTATGACCATGACGATCTCGCGAGCTGCTTCGGCAAACTGATGCTGTTGCTGCGCCAGGGGTTATCACAGGTAATGGAAGACAATGCCATCCAACTGCCGCTGATAGAACGATCGCATGGGTTGAACATCGCAACGGTACCCGAGAGCAGCATGGTGCGTGATTTCGGATTCGTATTGGCAGTTAAAGCCAGCGTACCAGGTGATGTTCTGCAAACGCACTTCCCGGCGCAGATGAAAGTCGCGCCGGTGAGCAAAATTCGCGATCTGGTGCAACTACAGCTTCCGGGTTTAATTCTGCGCGCTATGCCCGCCGCGCCGCCGCAAATCCCGTGGCATGCCGGTTACAACTACTTTGCAGTCGAGAAGGGCGGCGAGCTGTGGAACGACATGGAGAAATCTGGCGCCTTCGCTCTGCATCTGGCAGGCGAGTTCCCCGGCCTGGATATGGAATTTTGGGCTATCCGTAGCCCGTCGGAATAA